The following coding sequences are from one Ornithorhynchus anatinus isolate Pmale09 chromosome 11, mOrnAna1.pri.v4, whole genome shotgun sequence window:
- the LOC100093294 gene encoding FXYD domain-containing ion transport regulator 6-like isoform X1, whose product MAPRGGAMETMLIFLCSLLVPAVLASADPKTEEDPFHYDYQSLRIGGLVFAVVLFSVGILLILSRRCKCSFNQKPRAPVDEETQAETLITSNATEPQKAEN is encoded by the exons ATGGCCCCGAGGGGAG gAGCCATGGAGACCATGTTGATCTTTCTATGCAGCCTGCTGGTCCCGGCAGTTCTGGCCAGTG CTGATCCGAAAACTGAAGAAGACCCTTTTCACTATG ATTACCAGAGTCTGAGAATCGGCGGCCTGGTGTTTGCTGTGGTCCTGTTCTCCGTAGGAATCCTACTCATCCTCA GTCGTCGGTGCAAGTGCAGCTTCAACCAGAAGCCCAG GGCTCCTGTGGATGAGGAGACGCAGGCAGAGACTCTGATCACCTCCAATG cCACGGAGCCGCAGAAAGCTGAGAACTGA
- the LOC100093294 gene encoding FXYD domain-containing ion transport regulator 6-like isoform X2 yields METMLIFLCSLLVPAVLASADPKTEEDPFHYDYQSLRIGGLVFAVVLFSVGILLILSRRCKCSFNQKPRAPVDEETQAETLITSNATEPQKAEN; encoded by the exons ATGGAGACCATGTTGATCTTTCTATGCAGCCTGCTGGTCCCGGCAGTTCTGGCCAGTG CTGATCCGAAAACTGAAGAAGACCCTTTTCACTATG ATTACCAGAGTCTGAGAATCGGCGGCCTGGTGTTTGCTGTGGTCCTGTTCTCCGTAGGAATCCTACTCATCCTCA GTCGTCGGTGCAAGTGCAGCTTCAACCAGAAGCCCAG GGCTCCTGTGGATGAGGAGACGCAGGCAGAGACTCTGATCACCTCCAATG cCACGGAGCCGCAGAAAGCTGAGAACTGA